From Oncorhynchus mykiss isolate Arlee chromosome 25, USDA_OmykA_1.1, whole genome shotgun sequence, a single genomic window includes:
- the LOC110505511 gene encoding uncharacterized protein LOC110505511, with translation MSKLKSFRVFLNERLTVAAVEIFGAAEKTVVEYQEENDRLRRLLRITPEIKLYRIDLQLSLSVSEEEVPSEQQHCEQEWSPSQGQQDPEPTQIKEEQEELRTSQEKEQLQGLFDTKDSIFTPPYVKSELDEEDPLHKAKLAEYPTLSRLKMSKLESFRVFLNERLRASAAVEIFRAFEKMIAEYLEENDRLRRLLRITPEIKLCRIDSLQLSLAVSEEEVPSEQQRCEQEWIPSLQQEDPGPTQIKEEQEELGTNQEKEQLFDAEDSIFPPPCVKSECDQEDPLQCWTLPQTQTVENRESDTKSVDLTPFVTVTHIKDFKIPCDPPDYQNNGSSHSSAENCDPVGLDSSPQLHPSPLLDPNLSMGEHYSKLSNMSKKKHRCHDCGKKFALKPDLQNHLTLAKKRLSECQFCKKRYNSTCELKTHVRLCQGSKPCTCPVCGKTFKETTFLSRHMKSHTGEKPFSCVDCGKSVSLKQLTNVEILDIFVNSDNESEYETEESDSDSDCKELPPNLMGIENPESEDPLSIDKVPGPSEDAGGDGGRPTVGEVLEVCGSWKATSHFTPPGLAVGFDESQSGVKSPLPTPSAAECFKLFLTEKLVGDIVEETNRYALELQEKREPGVRGKLAKWVTTTISEMYTFLVTVLLMGIVKKNSLREYWSTDPMFATPFFATLFSQDRFLVLLRCLHFVNNATANLNDPLHKIRTVLTSLTSAFSQVFMPYKDLCIDEYLMLWKGRLAFRQYIPSKRHRFGVKFFFLCDVKTGFVQDILVYTGSTTDVQHYEGLGVSGSVVMTMLAPHLGRGHTLYVDNWYSSPTLFQHLFSNSTGACGTVQSNRKGMPSFGSRKMQRGEVEFKENGQQLAVKWHDKRDVHVLSTVHTASMSPTGKVDHLTGERNIKPDCVLDYNRKMGAVNKAYMINRFVACAWKTTKWYKKIFFHLIDTAVLNGHIVHRQLSGEVITYQKYRENLMRELLEEHHTPRRPPTGGRPAADNPLRLNARHFPSKVPQTAAQGSRTRRHCKVCLSSTRRRKQRKLTKYMCVPCDIPLCVAPCFGEYHTLKHY, from the exons TTTAACGGTGGCTGCAGTGGAGATTTTCGGGGCAGCCGAGAAAACGGTAGTGGAGTACCAGGAGGAGAATGATCGTCTACGGAGACTGCTGCGGATCACACCGGAGATAAAACTATATAGAATAG acTTGCagctctctctttccgtctctgaAGAGGAGGTTCCCTCTGAGCAGCAGCACTGTGAGCAGGAGTGGAGTCCCAGTCAGGGGCAGCAGGATCCAGAGCCCACGcagattaaagaggaacaggaggaactcaGGACCAGTCAGGAGAAAGAGCAGCTTCAAGGGCTCTTTGATACGAAAGATTCCATATTCACTCCTCCTTATGTGAAAAGTGAACTTGATGAGGAGGACCCACTTCACAAAGCCAAACTAGCTGAATACCCAACTCTCAGTCGACTGAAAATGTCTAAACTAGAGTCGTTTCGTGTGTTTTTAAATGAGCGTTTAAGGGCATCTGCTGCTGTGGAGATTTTCAGGGCATTTGAGAAAATGATAGCGGAGTACCTGGAGGAGAATGATCGTCTACGGAGACTGCTGCGAATCACACCGGAGATAAAACTATGTAGAATAG ACTCCCTGCAGCTCTCTCTTGCTGTTTCTGAAGAGGAGGTTCCCTCTGAGCAGCAGCGCTGTGAGCAGGAGTGGATCCCCAGTCTGCAGCAGGAGGACCCAGGGCCCAcacagattaaagaggaacaggaggaactgGGGACCAATCAGGAGAAAGAGCAGCTCTTTGATGCCGAAGACTCCATATTCCCTCCGCCCTGTGTGAAAAGTGAATGTGATCAGGAGGATCCACTTCAGTGCTGGACTCTTCCCCAAACCCAGACTgtggagaatagagagagtgacACTAAATCAGTGGATCTCACACCTTTTGTAACCGTGACTCACATAAAGGATTTCAAAATTCCCTGTGACCCTCCAGATTATCAAAACAATGGCTCCAGCCACAGCTCAGCCGAAAACTGCGACCCAGTAGGACTTGACAGCAGCCCACAATTGCATCCTAGCCCACTATTGGATCCAAACCTATCAATGGGGGAACATTATTCCAAACTTAGCAACATGTCTAAAAAAAAACACCGCTGCCATGACTGTGGTAAAAAGTTTGCTCTGAAACCTGACTTGCAGAATCATTTGACTCTCGCCAAGAAGAGACTCAGCGAATGTCAGTTTTGCAAAAAACGCTACAACTCCACTTGTGAACTGAAGACCCATGTCCGACTCTGTCAAGGTAGCAAACCCTGCACCTGCCCTGTTTGTGGCAAGACCTTCAAAGAAACAACATTTCTGTCCAGGCACATGAAGAGTCACACgggagagaaaccatttagctgtgtTGACTGCGGTAAAAGCGTCAGTCTCAAGCAACTCACAAATGTGGAAATTCTGGACATTTTTGTcaattctgacaatgagtctgagTATGAAACGgaggaatcagattctgacagtgacTGTAAGGAGCTGCCGCCAAACCTCATGGgcattgagaaccctgaatctgaggacCCCTTGAGCATCGACAAAGTCCCAGGTCCCtctgaagatgctggtggtgatggaggcagaccaaCAGTGGGTGAAGTACTGGAGgtctgtggtagctggaaggccaccagccatttcacccctcctggcctTGCTGTTGgctttgatgagtcccagtctggagtaAAAAGCCCCTTGCCAactccctctgcagcagagtgcTTCAAGCTGTTTCTGACAGAGaagctggtgggagacatagtggaggagACTAATCGCTATGCTTTGGAGCTACAGGAGAAAAGAGAGCCAGGAGTGAGGGGGAAACTCGCTAAATGGgtgacaaccacaattagtgaaatgtataccttcctagtgacagtccttctcatgggaATAGTGAAGAAGAACTCTCTAAGGGAATACTGGAGCACGgatcctatgtttgcaactcccttctttGCCACTCTCTTTTCCCAAGATCGCTTCCTAGTCCTGCTGCGATGCCTGCATTTCgtcaacaatgctactgccaACCTAAATGACCCCTTACACAAAATAAGAACTGTTCTTACCAGCCTGACATCAGCATTCAGTCAGGTCTTTATGCCATACAAGGACTTATGCATTGACGAGTACTTGATGTTATGGAAGGGTAGGCTGGCATTCCGTCAATACATTCCCTCCAAAAGGCACAGGTTTGGGGTCAAGTTCTTTTTTTTGTGCGATGTGAAGACAGGATTTGTCCAGGACATTCTAGTTTACACAGGGTCCACCACTGACGTCCAACATTATGAGGGGCTTGGGGTGTCCGGGTCTGTGGTGATGACCATGCTGGCTCCTCATCTCGGGAGGGGCCACACTTTGTATGTGGACAATTGGTACAGCAGTCCAACACTCTTCCAGCATCTGTTCTCCAACAGCACAGGGGCCTGTGGCACAGTCCAATCAAACAGGAAGGGGATGCCGTCATTTGGAAGCAGGAAGATGCAGAGGGGGGAGGTGGAGTTCAAGGAGAACggtcaacagctggcagtaaagtggcatgacaaacgagacgtccatgtcctctccactgtccatacagcaTCCATGTCACCCACAGGGAAGGTTGACCACCTGACGGGAGAGAGAAACATCAAACCAGACTGTGTGCTTGACTATAACCGCAAAATGGGGGCAGTGAATAAGGCATACATGATAAACCGCTTTGTGGCATGCGCCTGGAAAACCACCAAGTGGTATAAGAAGATATTTTTCCATCTGATCGACACTGCTGTCCTCAATGGCCACATAGTTCACCGCCAGCTATCAG GTGAGGTGATTACCTaccaaaagtacagagagaacctcaTGAGAGAGCTGCTGGAGGAGCACCACACCCCTCGGCGTCCACCCACTGGGGGCCGTCCTGCTGCAGACAATCCTTTACGCCTCAATGCCCGGCATTTTCCCTCAAAAGTACCTCAAACTGCTGCACAAGGTAGCCGCACACGGAGGCACTGCAAAGTCTGCCTTTCCAGCACCAggaggaggaagcagaggaagtTGACAAAGTACATGTGTGTACCTTGTGACATACCCCTGTGTGTTGCGCCGTGCTTTGGGGAGTACCATACGCTCAAGCACTATTGA